The Thermus brockianus genome window below encodes:
- a CDS encoding bifunctional 3-deoxy-7-phosphoheptulonate synthase/chorismate mutase — MDERILALRKEVDRVNRELLRLLSERGRLVQEIGRIQTELGLPHYDPKREEEMLSYLTAENPGPFPNETIRKLFKEIFQASLDLEERQDQKKFLYSKKHKPEPTKVRVKDVVFGERPLLIAGPCSIESETQMMETARFLASRGVRVLRGGAFKPRTSPYGFQGLGLEGLKLGRKAADAFGMVFVTEVMDTRDVEVVAEYADILQIGARNMQNFALLKEVGRAGKPVLLKRGLSATMEEWFYAAEYILSQGNGQVILAERGIRTFERWTRNTLDLSAVALAKQETHLPVIVDVTHAAGRTDLLAPLARAALAVGADGVHVEVHPNPKVALSDNQQQMDFAQFDRFLEAIQGLLLEG, encoded by the coding sequence ATGGACGAGCGCATCCTGGCCCTGCGCAAAGAGGTGGACCGGGTGAACCGGGAGTTGCTCCGCCTCCTTTCCGAGCGGGGGAGGCTGGTGCAGGAAATCGGCCGCATCCAGACGGAGCTGGGCCTTCCCCACTACGACCCCAAGCGGGAGGAGGAGATGCTTTCCTACCTCACGGCGGAAAACCCCGGCCCCTTCCCCAACGAAACCATCCGCAAGCTCTTTAAGGAGATCTTCCAGGCAAGCCTGGACCTGGAGGAGCGCCAGGACCAGAAGAAGTTCCTTTACTCCAAAAAGCACAAGCCCGAACCCACCAAGGTGCGGGTAAAGGACGTGGTCTTCGGGGAAAGGCCCCTCCTCATCGCCGGGCCCTGCTCCATTGAGTCCGAAACGCAGATGATGGAAACGGCCCGCTTCCTGGCGAGCCGGGGGGTTAGGGTGCTCCGGGGCGGGGCCTTCAAGCCCAGGACGAGCCCCTACGGTTTCCAGGGTTTGGGCCTCGAGGGCCTCAAGCTTGGCCGCAAGGCGGCGGATGCCTTCGGCATGGTCTTCGTCACCGAGGTCATGGACACCCGGGACGTGGAGGTGGTGGCGGAGTACGCCGACATTCTCCAAATCGGGGCCCGCAACATGCAGAACTTCGCCCTTCTCAAGGAGGTGGGCCGCGCGGGGAAGCCCGTCCTCCTCAAGCGGGGGCTTTCTGCCACCATGGAGGAGTGGTTCTACGCCGCCGAGTACATCCTTTCCCAGGGGAACGGGCAGGTGATCCTGGCGGAAAGGGGTATCCGCACCTTTGAGCGCTGGACCCGGAACACCCTGGACCTCTCCGCCGTGGCCTTGGCCAAGCAGGAAACCCACCTCCCCGTCATCGTGGACGTGACCCACGCTGCCGGGCGCACGGACCTCCTCGCCCCCTTGGCCCGGGCCGCCCTTGCCGTGGGGGCGGACGGGGTGCACGTGGAGGTGCACCCCAACCCCAAGGTGGCCCTCTCGGACAACCAACAGCAGATGGACTTCGCCCAGTTTGACCGCTTCCTGGAGGCCATCCAAGGCCTCCTCCTCGAGGGCTGA
- a CDS encoding glutaredoxin family protein codes for MLGGMELVFVTREGCGLCEKAERALWTLGVPYVRRDVDQDPELFRLYTFRVPVLLLGDRVLLEGAFGERELSALAQELLGR; via the coding sequence ATGCTTGGGGGCATGGAGCTTGTCTTCGTCACCCGCGAGGGGTGCGGGCTTTGCGAGAAGGCGGAAAGGGCGCTTTGGACCTTAGGGGTGCCCTACGTCCGCCGGGATGTGGACCAAGACCCGGAGCTTTTTCGCCTCTACACCTTCCGGGTACCCGTCTTGCTCCTAGGGGATAGGGTCCTTTTGGAAGGGGCCTTCGGCGAACGGGAGCTAAGCGCCTTGGCGCAGGAACTTTTGGGAAGGTAA
- the lgt gene encoding prolipoprotein diacylglyceryl transferase — translation MIQIGPLRIQWYGFLLTLAIFIGFELAKRRLKAWGLDAERFETAAFWAVVWGVVGARLGYVLTSPGYFLQNPVEVLYIWHGGLSFHGAVLGGALVFLYYHRKKGYPLWPYLDAATPGVALGIIAGRIGNLMNGSDTVGRLTSLPIGFTWPEWAKGFPGICPGIDDISQVYQCAELLRGPVHLTQVYGALVGVILLPLTFYWLRKNPFPGYAFWNFLLWYSVLRSVLEEPFRLNPLWLPVYRNDELGIGLFTATQVVSLPLILLSLYMLRRFRRASSG, via the coding sequence CTGATCCAGATAGGCCCCTTGCGCATCCAGTGGTACGGCTTCCTCCTAACCCTCGCCATCTTTATCGGTTTTGAGCTGGCCAAGCGCCGCCTGAAGGCGTGGGGCCTGGATGCGGAGCGGTTTGAAACCGCGGCCTTTTGGGCGGTGGTGTGGGGCGTGGTGGGGGCAAGGCTCGGCTACGTCCTCACCTCCCCCGGCTATTTCTTACAAAACCCTGTGGAGGTCCTTTACATCTGGCACGGGGGGCTTTCCTTCCACGGGGCGGTTTTGGGCGGGGCCCTGGTTTTCCTCTACTACCACCGGAAGAAGGGCTACCCCCTTTGGCCCTACCTGGACGCCGCCACCCCCGGGGTGGCCTTGGGGATCATCGCCGGGCGGATCGGCAACCTCATGAACGGCTCGGACACCGTGGGCCGCCTCACCTCCTTGCCCATCGGCTTCACCTGGCCGGAGTGGGCCAAGGGGTTTCCCGGGATTTGCCCGGGGATTGACGACATTTCCCAGGTCTACCAGTGCGCCGAGCTCTTAAGGGGCCCGGTCCACCTCACCCAGGTCTACGGGGCCTTGGTGGGGGTCATCCTCCTGCCCCTTACCTTCTACTGGCTTCGGAAAAACCCCTTCCCCGGGTACGCCTTCTGGAACTTTCTCCTTTGGTATAGCGTCCTTCGCTCGGTCTTAGAAGAGCCCTTCCGCCTGAACCCCCTCTGGCTTCCCGTCTACCGCAACGACGAGCTGGGCATCGGCCTTTTCACCGCCACCCAGGTGGTGAGCCTGCCCCTCATCCTCCTTTCCCTCTACATGCTGAGGCGGTTCCGGAGGGCTTCCTCGGGGTAG
- a CDS encoding alanine dehydrogenase, with amino-acid sequence MDFGLPKERASLKIPPPLGEEVREGRVALTPQGVRELSALGHRVFVERGAGERAGFPDEAYEEAGAKLVSREEAFGRGEVVLKVGRPTLEEIALLRPGATLMGFLHLAVAETGLLEAMAEKGLSAIGYELIGEGAKRPILKAMSEIAGRMAPQIAGRLLEAPLGPGMLLSGLPGIPPADVVILGAGTLGRAAARAFLGAGASVYLLDKELPALEEASREAPGAITALITQSRLERYVAFADVLVGAVAVPGERAPVLLTRELLARMRRGSVLLDFAIDQGGVAETSRPGIYQELGVTHFCLPNVPALVPRTASHALTATLLPFLRQVEDDPLKVPALRQGAYLLLGQKGGHLE; translated from the coding sequence ATGGACTTTGGCCTACCCAAGGAACGGGCAAGCCTAAAAATCCCCCCTCCCCTCGGGGAGGAGGTGCGGGAAGGCCGGGTGGCCCTTACCCCCCAAGGGGTGCGGGAGCTCTCCGCCCTAGGCCACCGGGTTTTTGTGGAGCGGGGGGCCGGGGAACGGGCGGGCTTCCCGGACGAGGCCTACGAGGAGGCGGGGGCCAAGCTGGTGAGCCGGGAAGAGGCCTTTGGCCGGGGCGAGGTGGTGCTCAAGGTGGGGCGGCCCACCCTCGAGGAGATCGCCCTCCTGCGCCCCGGGGCCACCCTCATGGGCTTCCTGCACCTGGCGGTGGCGGAAACGGGCCTTCTAGAGGCCATGGCGGAAAAGGGCCTGAGCGCCATCGGCTACGAGCTCATCGGGGAAGGCGCCAAGCGCCCCATCCTCAAGGCCATGAGCGAGATCGCCGGGCGCATGGCCCCGCAGATTGCGGGGAGGCTCCTCGAGGCCCCCTTGGGCCCGGGGATGCTCCTTTCCGGCCTCCCCGGCATCCCGCCGGCGGACGTGGTCATCCTGGGAGCGGGCACCCTGGGCCGGGCAGCGGCCCGGGCCTTCCTGGGGGCCGGGGCCTCCGTCTACCTCCTGGACAAGGAGCTTCCCGCCCTGGAGGAGGCGAGCCGGGAGGCCCCTGGGGCCATCACCGCCCTCATCACCCAAAGCCGCCTGGAGCGGTACGTGGCCTTCGCCGACGTCCTGGTGGGGGCGGTGGCCGTGCCGGGGGAAAGGGCCCCCGTGCTCCTCACCCGGGAGCTCCTCGCCCGCATGCGCCGGGGCTCGGTGCTTTTGGACTTCGCCATTGACCAAGGGGGCGTGGCGGAAACAAGCCGGCCGGGCATCTACCAAGAGCTTGGCGTCACCCACTTCTGCCTGCCCAACGTCCCCGCCCTGGTGCCCCGCACGGCGAGCCACGCCCTCACCGCCACCCTCCTTCCCTTCCTGCGCCAGGTGGAGGACGACCCCCTCAAGGTCCCCGCCCTCCGCCAAGGGGCCTACCTCCTCCTGGGCCAGAAAGGAGGCCACCTAGAATGA
- a CDS encoding TatA/E family twin arginine-targeting protein translocase, with product MNLGMPEILVILVVALLIFGPKKLPELGRSLGQSIREFKRGAQEIREELEKAVDVKEEVKPKVAEPAPAGASPEAKEEPKA from the coding sequence ATGAACCTGGGCATGCCGGAAATCCTGGTGATCCTGGTGGTGGCCCTCCTCATCTTTGGGCCCAAGAAGCTTCCCGAGCTCGGCCGCTCCTTGGGCCAGAGCATCCGGGAGTTCAAGCGGGGGGCGCAGGAGATCCGCGAGGAGCTGGAAAAGGCGGTGGACGTGAAGGAGGAGGTGAAGCCCAAGGTGGCGGAGCCTGCCCCGGCGGGGGCCTCCCCTGAGGCCAAGGAGGAGCCCAAGGCTTGA
- the topA gene encoding type I DNA topoisomerase: protein MPKKPTQGTSAPAKGGATTLVVVESPAKAKSIQKMLGPAYEVRASRGHVADLPERELGVDVERGFAPTYEVKKDKKAVVEELKRAAQGKRLLIATDPDREGEAIGWHVARLLDRDPKEPIRVEFHEITPKVVRQAVENPRPIDQNLVDAQQARRVLDRLLGYNLSPLLSLEFRKRALSAGRVQSVALRLVVEREEEIEAFQKEGYWLLKGLFQAEGKAFPALLHEVDGKRLWTGQGEKEGKLHLKTEAEAKALAEEARKRPYRVARVEVKERRKAPPPPFTTSTLQQAASSRLGYTASRTMRIAQRLYEGVDLPEGTVGLITYMRTDSVRVSPEALALVREVIAERFGPNFVPEAPRFYKNRKEGVQDAHEAIRPTDPRRTPESVRPYLSEEEYRLYDLIWRRFLASQMKDALYEQTAVVLEGEGTPRLLFRASGSVLKFEGYLKAWGKEEEEEEPPVPAVPEGAPAKLLEITPEERFTEPPPRYTDASLVKTMEELGIGRPSTYAPTLETLEKRGYVERRGRTLLPTPLGREVTHYLKERFPQVVAYEFTARMEDRLDEVEEGKAPWPQVVWEFYEPFLGELAQVPKKTCPRCGRPLELKVSRYGQFLGCTGYPACTYTEPLEKREAEPIGEACPKCGKPLLRKEGRYGSFIACSGYPACDYTRDDGRPTGHTCPKCGGRVLEKRSKRGKPYYKCEENTCDFLSFYPLLDQTCPSCSWPLVKKGEGACINPSCPAHDPKLLPAPKTPGPAKGKGKAPSPPKLPQDFEALRAFLPSLKEEERQALEALAQGKKLAAEEATLAKRALFKLRMQKGRAKKEVAPA from the coding sequence ATGCCGAAGAAGCCCACGCAAGGGACCAGCGCACCGGCCAAGGGCGGGGCCACCACCTTGGTGGTGGTGGAGTCCCCCGCCAAGGCCAAAAGCATCCAGAAGATGCTGGGCCCCGCCTACGAGGTGCGGGCGAGCCGCGGCCACGTGGCCGACCTCCCCGAGCGGGAGCTGGGGGTGGACGTGGAACGGGGCTTCGCCCCCACCTACGAGGTGAAGAAGGATAAGAAAGCCGTGGTGGAGGAGCTCAAGCGGGCGGCCCAAGGCAAGCGCCTCCTCATCGCCACCGACCCTGACCGGGAAGGGGAGGCCATCGGCTGGCACGTGGCGAGGCTTTTGGACCGCGACCCCAAGGAGCCCATCCGGGTGGAATTCCACGAGATCACCCCCAAGGTGGTGCGCCAGGCGGTGGAAAACCCCCGCCCCATTGACCAGAACCTGGTGGACGCCCAGCAGGCCCGCCGGGTCTTGGACCGGCTCCTCGGCTACAACCTCTCCCCCCTCCTCTCCCTGGAGTTCCGCAAGCGGGCCCTCTCCGCCGGCCGGGTGCAGAGCGTGGCCCTGAGGCTCGTGGTGGAGCGCGAGGAGGAAATAGAGGCCTTCCAAAAAGAAGGGTACTGGCTCCTAAAGGGCCTCTTCCAGGCGGAAGGGAAGGCCTTCCCCGCCCTCCTCCACGAGGTGGACGGAAAGCGCCTTTGGACGGGGCAAGGGGAGAAGGAGGGAAAGCTCCACCTCAAGACGGAGGCCGAGGCCAAGGCCCTGGCGGAGGAGGCCCGGAAGCGCCCCTACCGGGTGGCCCGGGTGGAGGTGAAGGAAAGGCGCAAGGCTCCTCCCCCCCCCTTCACCACCTCCACCCTCCAGCAAGCCGCAAGCAGCCGCCTAGGCTACACCGCAAGCCGGACCATGCGCATCGCCCAGCGCCTCTACGAGGGGGTGGACCTCCCCGAGGGCACCGTGGGCCTCATCACCTACATGCGCACGGACTCGGTGCGCGTATCCCCCGAGGCCCTGGCCCTAGTCCGGGAGGTCATCGCCGAACGCTTTGGGCCGAACTTCGTGCCTGAAGCCCCCAGGTTCTACAAAAACCGCAAGGAAGGGGTGCAGGACGCCCACGAGGCCATCCGCCCCACCGACCCGAGGCGCACCCCGGAAAGCGTCCGCCCGTACCTCTCCGAGGAGGAGTACCGCCTCTACGACCTCATCTGGCGGCGGTTTCTGGCGAGCCAGATGAAGGACGCCCTCTACGAGCAGACGGCGGTGGTCCTCGAGGGGGAAGGAACCCCCCGCCTCCTCTTCCGCGCCTCGGGCTCGGTGCTCAAGTTTGAAGGCTACCTGAAGGCCTGGGGCAAGGAGGAAGAGGAGGAGGAGCCCCCGGTGCCCGCGGTGCCGGAAGGGGCCCCGGCAAAGCTTTTGGAAATCACCCCCGAGGAGCGCTTCACCGAGCCCCCGCCCCGCTACACGGACGCCAGCCTGGTGAAGACCATGGAAGAGCTGGGCATCGGCCGCCCCTCCACCTACGCCCCCACCCTGGAAACCTTGGAAAAACGGGGGTACGTGGAGCGCAGGGGGCGCACCCTCCTCCCCACCCCCCTGGGCCGGGAGGTGACCCACTACCTCAAGGAACGCTTCCCCCAGGTGGTGGCCTACGAGTTCACCGCCCGCATGGAAGACCGCCTGGACGAGGTGGAGGAGGGCAAGGCCCCTTGGCCCCAGGTGGTCTGGGAGTTTTACGAGCCCTTCTTGGGGGAGCTCGCCCAGGTGCCCAAGAAGACCTGCCCCCGGTGCGGCCGTCCCCTGGAGCTCAAGGTGAGCCGCTACGGGCAGTTCTTGGGCTGCACCGGCTACCCGGCGTGCACCTACACCGAGCCCCTGGAAAAACGGGAGGCGGAGCCCATCGGGGAAGCCTGCCCCAAGTGCGGCAAACCCCTCTTGCGTAAAGAAGGCCGCTACGGGAGCTTCATCGCCTGCTCCGGCTACCCGGCGTGCGACTACACCCGGGACGATGGCCGCCCCACGGGGCACACCTGCCCCAAGTGCGGCGGCCGGGTACTGGAAAAGAGGAGCAAGCGGGGCAAGCCCTACTACAAGTGCGAGGAGAACACCTGCGACTTCCTCTCCTTCTACCCCCTCCTGGACCAAACCTGCCCAAGTTGCAGCTGGCCCCTGGTGAAAAAGGGAGAGGGTGCCTGCATCAACCCAAGCTGCCCGGCCCACGACCCCAAGCTCCTTCCCGCCCCCAAAACCCCAGGCCCCGCCAAGGGCAAGGGCAAGGCCCCAAGCCCCCCTAAGCTCCCCCAGGACTTTGAGGCCCTAAGGGCCTTTCTCCCGAGCCTGAAAGAGGAAGAACGCCAAGCGCTGGAGGCCTTGGCCCAGGGGAAGAAGCTTGCTGCAGAGGAAGCCACCTTGGCCAAGCGGGCCCTCTTCAAGCTCCGGATGCAAAAGGGCCGGGCCAAGAAGGAGGTGGCCCCCGCCTGA
- the tatC gene encoding twin-arginine translocase subunit TatC translates to MKEAPLVEHLEELRARLLWSLLSWAVGTGVAWTFRVQLLDWLKRPLDLAARQNGIQVNLIVLDITEPFLVSLKVAAFGGLVLALPFIVYQVWAFIAPGLYEHEKRLAGPFLLGAGFSFALGALFAYYGFLPFAIPFLLGFLGDVVTPQISIGRYMGQVLMMMTVMGLVFEMPVVSYLLARLGLLTSAFLARNWRVAVVLLLTLAAVITPTVDVVSLSIVTLPLLVLYWVSVLVARFAERQRPKEEAA, encoded by the coding sequence TTGAAAGAAGCCCCGTTGGTGGAACACCTGGAGGAGCTTAGGGCCCGGCTCCTCTGGTCCCTTTTGTCCTGGGCGGTGGGCACGGGGGTGGCCTGGACCTTCCGGGTGCAGCTTTTGGACTGGCTCAAACGCCCCCTGGACCTGGCGGCCCGGCAAAACGGCATCCAGGTCAACCTCATCGTTTTGGACATCACCGAGCCCTTTTTGGTGTCCTTGAAGGTGGCGGCCTTTGGCGGCCTGGTCCTGGCCCTCCCCTTCATCGTCTACCAGGTCTGGGCCTTCATCGCCCCCGGGCTCTACGAGCACGAGAAGCGCCTGGCGGGGCCCTTCCTCCTGGGGGCGGGGTTTAGCTTCGCCCTGGGGGCCCTTTTCGCCTACTACGGCTTTTTGCCCTTCGCCATCCCCTTCCTCCTGGGCTTCCTGGGGGACGTGGTCACCCCCCAGATCTCCATCGGCCGCTACATGGGCCAGGTGCTCATGATGATGACCGTCATGGGCCTGGTCTTTGAGATGCCGGTGGTGAGCTACCTTTTGGCCCGTTTGGGCCTCCTCACCTCCGCCTTCTTGGCCCGGAACTGGCGGGTGGCCGTGGTCCTCCTCCTCACCCTGGCGGCGGTCATCACCCCCACGGTGGACGTGGTTTCCCTGTCCATCGTCACCCTGCCCCTTCTCGTCCTCTACTGGGTTTCCGTCCTGGTGGCCCGCTTCGCCGAGCGGCAAAGGCCCAAGGAAGAGGCCGCTTGA
- a CDS encoding acetyl-CoA hydrolase/transferase family protein, whose protein sequence is MSYRKKLTSPEDAVTLIRSGMRVFVSGNAATPTPLLKALAARKDELEGVELVHLLQMGEDPFASPEMEGHFRRRSLFVGPADREAVNQGRADYVPIMLHQVPWLFKRRILPLDAAIIQVSPPDEHGFCSLGVEVIATKAAVEAAPIVIAMVNPRMPRTLGDTFVHVSRLTAIVELDWPLPELKREGFGEVERKIGEHVASLIEDGATLQMGIGAIPDAVLASLSGRRDLGVHTEMISDGVLEALEKGLITGAKKTLHPGKIIGTFVLGSERLYRFVHDNPLFELHPADYVNDPFVVAQNRKMVAINSAIEVDLTGQVVADSIGTRIYSGFGGQLDFIRGAARSEGGKPIIALPSTAKGHSRIVPYLRPGAGVVTTRADVHYVVTEWGIAELFGRSLRERAKALIEVAHPDFREELTRAAWERKLLPRSYPGADLKGKSGPSS, encoded by the coding sequence ATGAGCTACCGCAAGAAGCTCACCTCCCCCGAGGACGCCGTGACCCTCATCCGCTCGGGGATGCGGGTCTTCGTTTCCGGCAACGCCGCCACCCCCACGCCCCTCCTCAAGGCCCTCGCCGCCCGCAAGGACGAGCTGGAAGGGGTGGAGCTCGTCCACCTCCTGCAGATGGGGGAAGACCCCTTCGCTAGCCCCGAGATGGAGGGGCATTTCCGCCGCCGCTCCCTCTTCGTGGGCCCGGCGGACCGGGAGGCGGTGAACCAGGGCCGGGCGGACTACGTGCCCATCATGCTCCACCAGGTGCCCTGGCTCTTCAAAAGGCGCATCCTGCCCCTGGACGCCGCCATCATCCAGGTATCCCCGCCGGACGAGCACGGCTTCTGCTCCTTGGGGGTGGAGGTCATCGCCACCAAGGCGGCGGTGGAGGCAGCCCCCATCGTCATCGCCATGGTGAACCCTAGGATGCCGAGAACCCTGGGGGACACCTTCGTCCACGTGTCCCGCCTCACCGCCATCGTGGAGCTGGACTGGCCCCTGCCCGAGCTGAAAAGGGAGGGCTTCGGCGAGGTGGAGCGCAAAATCGGGGAGCACGTGGCGAGCCTCATTGAGGACGGGGCCACCCTGCAGATGGGCATCGGGGCCATCCCGGACGCCGTCTTAGCGAGCCTTTCTGGGCGGCGGGATCTCGGGGTCCACACGGAGATGATCTCCGATGGGGTCCTCGAGGCCCTGGAAAAAGGCCTCATCACTGGGGCCAAGAAGACCCTCCACCCGGGCAAAATCATCGGCACCTTCGTCCTGGGCTCGGAAAGGCTTTACCGCTTCGTCCACGACAACCCCCTCTTTGAGCTCCACCCCGCCGACTACGTGAACGACCCCTTCGTGGTGGCGCAAAACCGCAAGATGGTGGCCATCAACTCCGCCATTGAGGTGGACCTCACGGGCCAGGTGGTGGCGGACTCCATCGGCACGCGCATCTACTCGGGCTTCGGCGGCCAGCTGGATTTCATCCGGGGAGCGGCGAGGAGCGAAGGAGGCAAGCCCATCATCGCCCTCCCCTCCACCGCCAAGGGGCATAGCCGCATCGTCCCCTACCTGCGGCCAGGGGCGGGGGTGGTGACCACCCGGGCCGACGTGCACTACGTGGTGACGGAGTGGGGCATCGCCGAGCTTTTCGGCCGCTCCCTAAGGGAAAGGGCCAAGGCCCTCATAGAGGTCGCCCACCCCGACTTCCGGGAGGAGCTCACCCGGGCCGCCTGGGAGAGGAAGCTCCTTCCCCGAAGCTACCCCGGCGCCGACCTGAAGGGCAAAAGCGGGCCCAGCTCTTGA
- the glmU gene encoding bifunctional UDP-N-acetylglucosamine diphosphorylase/glucosamine-1-phosphate N-acetyltransferase GlmU — protein MHAHVILAAGQGTRMKSRLPKVLHPLLGKPMLLYAVETAMALGPERLVVVVGHGAEEVEAALEGYPVETVRQEAQLGTAHALLQAEGPLRGFPGPFLVTQGDTPLLSPETLKALLAGVAEGAGMALLTVELENPTGYGRILREGEEVLANVEEKDASPEVRAIREVNAGAYAFDGFLFQALKEVRNENAAQEYYLPDLIAIYRSHGKRVVAVKGVAEEALGVNTREELARVEGVLLGRLRAEWMRRGVRMLLPETIYLEPTVELAPDVTLWPGVVLRGNTRIGEGCEVGAYAVLEDTTLEPGAKVHAHTVAQGAHLFPGADAGPFARLRPGAVLREGAHVGNFVEVKSSLLQPGVKAGHLAYLGDAEVGEGTNVGAGVITANYDGKRKHKTVIGKKAFIGSNSVLVAPVRVGDGAMVGAGSVITHDVPEDALAVARGRQRNLEGYAKRKREEG, from the coding sequence ATGCACGCCCACGTGATCCTGGCCGCAGGGCAGGGGACCCGGATGAAGTCCCGTTTGCCCAAGGTCCTGCATCCCCTTTTGGGCAAGCCCATGCTCCTTTACGCCGTGGAGACCGCCATGGCCTTAGGCCCGGAAAGGCTTGTGGTGGTGGTGGGCCACGGGGCGGAGGAGGTGGAGGCGGCCCTGGAAGGCTACCCGGTGGAGACGGTCCGCCAGGAAGCGCAGCTCGGCACCGCCCACGCCCTCTTGCAGGCGGAAGGCCCCCTTAGGGGTTTCCCGGGGCCTTTTTTGGTCACCCAGGGGGACACCCCCCTCCTTTCCCCCGAAACCCTCAAGGCCCTCTTGGCGGGGGTGGCGGAGGGGGCGGGAATGGCCCTCCTCACCGTGGAGCTGGAAAACCCCACGGGCTACGGCCGCATCCTAAGGGAAGGGGAGGAAGTCTTGGCCAATGTGGAGGAGAAGGACGCCTCGCCCGAGGTCCGGGCCATCCGGGAGGTGAACGCCGGGGCCTACGCCTTTGACGGCTTCCTCTTCCAGGCCCTAAAGGAGGTGAGAAACGAAAACGCCGCCCAGGAGTACTACCTGCCCGACCTCATCGCCATCTACCGGAGCCACGGCAAAAGGGTGGTGGCGGTAAAGGGCGTGGCGGAGGAGGCTTTGGGGGTGAACACCCGGGAGGAGCTGGCCCGGGTGGAGGGGGTGCTTCTTGGGCGGCTACGGGCGGAGTGGATGCGCCGGGGGGTGCGCATGCTCCTCCCCGAGACCATCTACCTGGAGCCCACGGTGGAGCTCGCCCCCGACGTGACCCTTTGGCCCGGGGTGGTGCTACGGGGCAACACCCGCATCGGCGAGGGGTGCGAGGTGGGGGCGTATGCCGTCCTCGAGGACACCACCTTGGAACCGGGGGCCAAGGTCCACGCCCACACCGTGGCCCAGGGGGCCCACCTCTTCCCCGGGGCCGATGCCGGCCCCTTCGCCCGCCTCCGCCCGGGGGCGGTGCTCAGGGAGGGCGCCCACGTGGGGAACTTCGTGGAGGTGAAGAGTAGCCTCCTCCAGCCCGGGGTCAAGGCGGGGCACCTCGCCTACCTGGGGGACGCCGAGGTGGGGGAGGGGACCAACGTGGGGGCGGGGGTCATCACCGCCAACTACGACGGCAAGCGCAAGCACAAGACCGTTATCGGCAAGAAGGCCTTCATCGGCTCCAATAGCGTCTTGGTGGCCCCGGTGCGGGTGGGGGATGGGGCCATGGTGGGGGCGGGGAGCGTCATCACCCACGACGTGCCCGAGGACGCCCTGGCCGTGGCCCGGGGGCGGCAGCGGAACCTGGAGGGCTACGCCAAGCGGAAGCGGGAGGAGGGCTAA
- a CDS encoding 4Fe-4S binding protein codes for MGLLDNLLNAFLKATDPRPRYTESRCLLYKNSVGGCDRCYQACPKGAVRLEGWRVELDEVLCTGCGLCTGVCPGLALEYPLGAIQEALIRGKGQLRCSKAEGKGEEVLCLGRLTPGLLAEAGSRFGRVVLARGDCARCPIGGPAVPEHLEGMAEEARRYFPVAVEVVEGELPGEKVGRRELFQALLGSAKRTAADLVPELPLPQGPEEEKGLPAELRLRRLAASRAEAVAWPGIRVEEGCTLCPVCTNVCPTGAVYRVREGEEYVLRLRVEACTGCGACVESCPPQVIRLEAAPKEALGGERELFRGKPPWYDL; via the coding sequence ATGGGCCTTTTGGACAACCTCCTCAACGCCTTCCTCAAGGCCACCGACCCGAGGCCCCGCTACACCGAGTCCCGGTGCCTCCTCTACAAGAACAGCGTGGGAGGGTGCGACCGCTGCTACCAGGCCTGTCCCAAGGGGGCGGTGCGCCTGGAGGGGTGGCGGGTGGAGCTGGACGAGGTCTTGTGCACGGGCTGCGGCCTCTGCACGGGGGTCTGCCCCGGCCTCGCCCTGGAGTACCCCTTGGGGGCCATCCAGGAGGCCCTGATCCGGGGGAAGGGGCAGCTTCGGTGCTCCAAGGCGGAGGGGAAGGGGGAGGAGGTCCTCTGCCTGGGCCGGCTCACCCCGGGGCTTCTCGCCGAGGCGGGAAGCCGCTTCGGCCGGGTGGTCCTTGCCCGGGGGGACTGCGCCCGCTGCCCTATCGGGGGGCCTGCGGTGCCCGAGCACCTGGAGGGGATGGCGGAGGAGGCCCGGCGCTACTTCCCCGTGGCGGTGGAGGTGGTGGAGGGGGAGCTTCCCGGGGAGAAGGTGGGGAGGCGGGAGCTTTTCCAGGCCCTTTTGGGAAGCGCCAAGCGCACCGCTGCCGACCTTGTCCCCGAGCTTCCCTTGCCCCAAGGGCCCGAGGAGGAAAAGGGCCTGCCGGCGGAGCTTCGCCTCCGCCGCCTCGCCGCCTCCCGGGCGGAGGCGGTGGCCTGGCCTGGGATCCGGGTGGAGGAGGGGTGCACCCTCTGCCCGGTCTGCACCAACGTCTGCCCCACGGGGGCGGTCTACCGGGTGCGGGAGGGGGAGGAGTACGTCCTAAGGCTTAGGGTGGAGGCCTGCACGGGGTGCGGGGCCTGCGTGGAGAGCTGCCCACCCCAGGTGATCCGCCTCGAGGCCGCCCCCAAGGAGGCCTTGGGAGGGGAGCGGGAGCTTTTCCGGGGCAAACCCCCTTGGTACGACCTTTGA